In Lysinibacillus sp. FSL M8-0337, the following proteins share a genomic window:
- a CDS encoding polysaccharide pyruvyl transferase family protein, with amino-acid sequence MKIGIVGNYGNDNNGDESILYGILQQVKQTFSVTSDDITVFSNNTQQTSARYGVHSYPLYYKKGNLYKTFIHTYKNNKQYVANFDLLIIGGGGILMDFYKREAHLYGTYAMMAKQNNIPYIIYGCGAGPLDTFSGKISIRVMCRYAANISVRDPQSKKLLQSIGVKKPIEVIGDPAFTLKGDRKDYAEKPIKIGVSAVPYYNANYWPEGNVAKYDAYVTGMAKNLDQVISEQNVHITFFATKFPQDVTVTKDIQKKMQHRAHTEIIEENLVPERLLEVTGEQDIIIGTRLHSLILATNSETPIIAVSYHTKVQDFMSFVGASDRCLQMQDIEDDEKALSKLVGKLSSNWEQSIAETKQIATHIHKEAMYGQELMKKAVTRL; translated from the coding sequence ATGAAAATAGGCATTGTGGGGAATTACGGCAATGATAATAATGGTGATGAATCAATATTATACGGCATTCTTCAACAAGTAAAACAAACATTTTCGGTAACGAGTGACGACATTACCGTTTTTAGTAATAACACACAACAAACATCCGCGCGTTATGGGGTACATAGCTATCCATTGTATTATAAAAAGGGCAACTTATATAAAACGTTTATCCATACGTATAAAAATAACAAACAATATGTAGCAAACTTTGACCTCCTCATTATTGGTGGTGGTGGTATTTTAATGGATTTTTATAAGCGTGAGGCCCATCTTTATGGAACATATGCAATGATGGCAAAACAAAATAATATTCCCTACATTATTTACGGATGTGGTGCAGGACCACTAGATACATTTTCAGGAAAAATTAGTATCCGTGTTATGTGTCGTTATGCAGCAAATATCTCTGTGCGTGATCCTCAGTCTAAAAAACTTTTACAAAGTATTGGGGTCAAAAAACCGATAGAAGTCATTGGTGACCCTGCATTTACGTTAAAAGGGGATCGCAAAGATTACGCTGAAAAGCCAATAAAAATTGGTGTTTCAGCCGTTCCGTACTATAATGCAAACTATTGGCCAGAAGGAAATGTAGCAAAATACGATGCATATGTAACAGGTATGGCGAAAAATTTAGATCAAGTCATTTCTGAGCAAAACGTTCACATTACATTTTTTGCAACAAAGTTTCCGCAAGATGTTACCGTGACAAAAGATATTCAGAAAAAAATGCAACATCGTGCTCATACAGAAATAATTGAGGAAAATCTTGTGCCTGAACGTTTACTTGAAGTAACAGGCGAGCAAGATATTATAATTGGTACGCGTTTACACTCGCTAATATTGGCGACCAATTCAGAGACTCCCATTATTGCTGTATCCTATCATACAAAGGTGCAAGATTTTATGTCCTTTGTCGGCGCATCAGATCGATGCTTACAGATGCAGGATATAGAAGATGATGAGAAAGCTCTTTCTAAATTAGTTGGCAAACTAAGTAGCAATTGGGAACAGTCAATTGCAGAGACGAAACAAATTGCTACACATATTCA